Genomic segment of Panicum virgatum strain AP13 chromosome 9N, P.virgatum_v5, whole genome shotgun sequence:
GGTGAACTCAACATGAAAATTAAATGCCTCCGCACTGATAATGGAAGGGAGTATCTATCAAATGAGTTCACTATCTATCTCAAGAAGCACAAGATAAGAAGGCAGTTGATATGCCCCAATACTCCACAATAGAATGGAGTAGCAGAGCGCAAGAATCGTCACCTTGCTGAAACTTGCGAAAGGTACGCTCCATGCCAAGAATGTGCCTGGAAGATTTTGGTTGAGTGTATGAGGACGGCAACCTATATCATTAATAGActacctcaaccaaagctgggaTTCATGTCTCCTCATGAGTTGTTATGGAAGGTGAAGCCAGTGGTAAGCCATCTCAAAGTATTTGGTTGTGTTTGCTACGTGTTTGTACCTGATCACCTAAGGAGCAAGTTTGAGAAGAAGGCAATTTAGTGCATCTTTGTCAGATATGATGATGCACGAAAAGGTTGGAGATATTGCAATCCAACCACAGAAAAGTGCCACACCTCAAGAAATGTGGTATTTGATGAAGCTTCTGCTTGGTGGTCACCTGAAACAGTCAAGTTATCTCATTCTAAAGGATTGGAGGAGGTTCCAGAAGAAATCCTagaagacgaggaggaggcaCAAACTCCAAGTGAATATAAAGAGGGTTCATCAGTGAAATCCAAGGGTCCATGGAAAACCAGAGTACATCGTATGACACCGGAGGACCCTCAATTGCCACAAGTGGAGCTTGAGGAGCCTATTCCAGAACTACGGAGGacaacaaggaagatcaagcctaATCCAAGGTGTGCAAGAGTTGCCTTTGTTGATGAGCCTATACTCATTGAGCCATCTTAGAGTTGCCTTTGTTGATGAGCCTATACTCATTGAGCcatcttcatatgaagaagcatTAAAAGATCCTCAATTGCGTAAGGCGATGGAGGAAGAAATTAAGTCACTAAATGATAATCAAACATGGGTTTAGAGCCAAGGCCAAATGAAGTAAAGCCCATATCTTGCAAATGGGCCTACAAAATAAAGACTCGTCCAGATGGCTCAGTTGAAAGGTATAATGCTCAACTTGTGGCTCGGGGTTTCTCTCAACAGTATACACTGTATTATGAGGAAACATTTAGCCCAGTGGCAAAAATCACAACTGTTCAAGTCTTGCTCGCATTGGCTGCTTGCAAGTCTTGGAAGTTGTGGCAGATGGATTTCAAGAACGCATTCCTACATGGCGAACTTGATAAGGATATCTATATGGAGCAACCAAAAGGCTTTTAGAGCAAGATCCACCCCGAGTACGTGTGTAAATTGAAGAAGGCTCTCTATGGCTTGAAGCAAGTACCACGAGCATGGTACAGGAAGATTGGTGAGTTTCTTGTGCATAGTGCTTTTAAAGTCGCTCCATCAGACTCTAACTTATTCGTGAAGATCTAGAATGGTAGACTGGCAATAGTACTATATGTTGATGACTTAATCATCACCGGAGACTATTCTGAGGGGATACAAAGGACAAGAGAAAATCTCTCAGTTTGGTTTCAAATGAAGGAGCTTGGAGAGTTAAATCACTTCCTTGGACTTGAGGTGGAGCGCAAAAAAAGGGGCTATTTCTGGGTCAATAGAAATATGCCAAGAATTTTCTAAAAAGGTACGGGATGATTGACTGCAAGCCCATATCTACTCCTATGGATCCCAATGTGAGGCTacaagaagatgaagggaaTGACTTGGAGGATGTGACTATGTATCGACACCTGGTCGGGAGCCTTATCTATCTTACCCTGACTCAGCCAGATATTTCCTATCCAGTTGGAGTGGTCAGTAGATACATGAGCAATCCAAAGAAGCCTCACCTTGATGCAGTCAAGCGCATCCTCAAATATATTAAAGGCACCATCAATTTTGGTATTCTATACAAAGAGATAAAGGATTGCCAGGTGATGGGATATTGCGATGCCGATTACACTGGAGATTGTGGCACACGACGATCAACAACATGATACTTCTTTAGTCTTGGGTCAGGGCCCATATCATGGTGCAGCAAGAGGCAACCCACTGTGGTATTATCAAGTACTGAAGATGAGTATCGATCAACTGCAATGGCAGCTCAAGAAAGCACTTGACTTAAGCAATTGATGGAGGATCTTCATCAGCTGACAGATTATCAAGTAAGGATTTTCTGTGACAACCTCTGTAACATCTAGCAGAAAATCCAGTTTTTCGTGCAAGGACCAAACACATAGAAGTCCACTACCACTACATAAAGGAAAAAGTCCTTGAAAATGAGATCGAGATGGTGCCTACAAAGACAAATGAGCAATTTTCTGACATCTTCACAAAAGTCTTAACAAGGTAAAATTTGAGAAGTTTTGAGAAGCAATCGGCATGGtctgcaaaaacaagtttgaATAGAAGTTTGCCAGATAGAAGTTTGccttgagggggagtgttgagaAAGAGTGCAAGACAAACTTCTAGAGTTTTCTTCACAGAGTAAGAAAGAGATATTTTCTATGAAGCActctagaattagtaataaataaatttgGAAAATATTGGAATGTTTAGGAATTCTCTAGAAGGGGACACTTGTCTAAATATCATGCCCCCcccttggcctataaatagagatCCCCCTCCCTTGACATGGCATCCCATCCAAAAGTATGGTGATGAGAAGGATGAGTGCTAGGATAGCCACAAAAAGAGAGTGTGTTGTATACTCTTGTGTAATATTATTGTGTTGTTATAAAAAGTGttttgtaagtgttagtctTCCTGTTTCTAAGTACTTAATGTATAAGTTGTGACCTATCGTAGGTTGGCTCttccacccgggatcacaaagggTCCGGGCTTCATCGTAGGAAGGCTCCGCCTctcggaagccagcttcatctgttggtaggctctgccaacCGGAAGCAagaaggcggctctgccgtcgaaatgaccttatacactaagtaactaTAAAGGCTAACCGACTCTAGAGTGAATTGGTGTGTCTTAGTTGTAGGTTCTCAGCTTAGTGGGTATTAGAGCTACCTCGGTTCCCAacattttcccaagggatggccgAAGCGTCGGAGTTCAACTGCAAGAAATACTCCATCTACGGGGTATTTAACAAGGCCTTTAGGGACACCCATGACGCGACCCACAAGTCTGAGGACAGGAAGGAGGAGGAATAGAGAAAAGTTGCCGGAACTGATGAGAAGTCCGGCAACAAATATCGAGGTCTTCTAAGTTTGGCGGCTCTTAGTCCAGCTAGAAGAAGGAAAACAAGTAAGATAGCTCGTCCGTCACCGGCAAGAAGGGTAACAAGAAAGGTGGCTCATCCGGCACTGGCAAGAAGGTCATCTAAAAGGTCAGCGACCTGGGGTTCCGGTTCGtccagaaagaagaagaagtgaTAAGGAACGAGAGCTGGTGCCTTCTACCGAAATGGTGCCCGCTACTGAGCGAGAGGTGCTACCATAATAATGTAATCGGATTATTAATGGTCTGTCGTGCCTTTGTGTCGATCAACTTTGCTGAATTGCTATCTGCTATCGATCCAGTGATATGAACTTTGCTGAATTCGTTACCTGCTATCTAGTCATACTATTTTCTACTAAGGTGTTCTCTAATTATATTCTGCAGCCTTATGTGCGGTACTTTCAATCTTTTGCAGGCCATGAATAGGACAGTACTGTCATCTAGTTATATTTTACATTACTTGACTTTATCATATTATTAAGCCTTAATGTACTTTCTTAAATATTACTATTTCTTTAAATATTACTAATATGCCTTAAAGTATACTACGATTAGCTAATATTATCATTAACTTACTAATAGCCTGCCTCGCGTGAGGCTGGCTCCAGGCAGGAAAGCAAACGCACCCTATGCAATGCAACCTCTGTAGGGCACTAGGGCTGCGTTCGGAAGTGCTGCCAACAATCATTGGCGCTACCGTCATGCCGGCCCCCTCGCTCGCAGACTCCGCGAGCACGACCGTCAACCTTTCCCCTGCGCTTCGCCGCCTCTCGTCTGGAGTCTGGACTCGCATGGGTTGAGGTTGGGTCTTGTCACTTCAAGAGTTTAGTAACTGTGCCATCTTTTTCTCCAAAATGGGCTGGATGCGGAGGGGCTTCCTGCCTTCCATTTTATTACGTATAATAacaattttgagaaaaaaaagatttgatttcgGAGAGCAGTGGCGTCCAATCGTAACAACCTGGAGAACTAGAAAGGTTTGCAACAAGACCTGTCTGTTCCCTAGATAGCGCTCAGGTCTGAACTCTGAGCTGCCGATccaccaaccccccccccccccccccccccccctcctaaCCTTCTGAACCCAGAAGTTTGAACCAATTAAACTTCAAATTCTATTTGAGCAGTTTTGAACCGTGctaaaccaaagttgtagaagAGAAAATACTCTGCATTTTTCATGTTGAGCACATCTTCTAATTCTCACGATGTTTTCTTAAAATTCATTTGAACATTGGACTTTACACTGCATTCAGCGTTTCAGACTTTTCAGAGTTCAATTGTTGGAACTTGTCGACTTTGAGCactaaggccatgtttagttcccaaaaattttcaaaatttcccGTCACaacgaatttttggacacatacatgaagcattaaatgcagttgaaaaagtaatcaattgcacagtttagctgtaaatgatgagatgaatcttttgagcctaattaatccataattagacattaattgtcaaataacaacgaaagtgctacagttgcaaaatccaaaaaaattcgcAAACTAAACGTGACCTAATTTAAATGTCTTTTCTTCGATGTTCAGAACAAATAATGGTACCATTTCAATCCACAAACATCCTAGTTCCCAGGGATGTACTTTTTGTGTAAAATTTGttcacaaaattttattttaaaaactgACAAAGTCCGGCTCTTGACACTGTCAAACTAGACTTTGAAGTATCACTTATTTCCAACATTCTATCCAAATTTGGAGCCCTAGATCTTGCCCAAAACATTCCCAATTTGATAAAAGGCCTCTTCCATTCCATAGTACATGACTCATACATACTGGCTAAGATTTCATTGTTGAagcgaatttcaaatttgaagcTTCTCGACATGGTCAAATGACCACACATTCTATATTTCATGTACTAGctccaaattcaaaatctttTTTCTAGACTTTGAATCTAAATCAGCCATTCGACATTTTTATGACTTCTTTTATTGTTTGACTCCTTTCTCAATTGGCCACATTCAAAATTTTTGAACTTTCAAATTTTGATGAAATTCATCTAGATTTAACCATAATTTGACCTTAACCATTTTTAAACCTCTTTTCCTCTAATCCTCTTTATTCTTAACCATAGATCATTAGGGTTAACTCTTCCCTTCCAAATGGTGAGGTGTCACATTGTGATTCCTTATTTCTCGTTCACACTTCTGGTCGATGTCACCAGTGAGTTAAGGGTAGTTACAGGTAAGTGTTATTTCTAGAACTAATAAACCTCATAATTCTAGTGTGTCAAATGGTGGTCATCCTTCATGaccagtggcggatccagaatAATTATTAGAAGGGGTTTTCTTCTACCTCTAAACACCTTTAGTCTCTCCTCGCAGTGTATTCATGTCAAAAAATTATAGGAGGGGCTCCATGGTTCCAGCGGAGGTAGGAGGGGCTAGAGCCCCTCCGGACCCaccgctggatccgcccctATTCAAGACTCATGCTTGCCTTGGATTAATTGGGTTGCATTTTTCGTTCATAATGAGTTTAGCATCATATTAAAGTCACTATGTTACGATTAAACTGTTCTCCCATGCGGGTAttctttaaaaatatatttatgcctgctattttttttaataatctTATCTTTATTAAAAATTGTACGAGTATGAGTCTATGACCGTAGCAAGACACGGACCATATTAAAGGAGGTGAAACAAAAACAAGGGAAAATTTCATCTATAGCCCTAGGTATAATATCACTTTCTTCTATGGCCCTCAAAAGTTGGATTTTCCTTATTTGGGTCTGTTTTTAATTTCTATCCAGCCGCTAGTTTTACTGTCAGACTGAAATTTCTAGCTAATGTATGTGGTTACTCGTTTAAAGCTAATGATTTATGGTGAGAATTGCTTGGTAAATTTTGAAGCGTTAACAGAGAAAAATGTCGATTGTGCAACATTTCGTGCTTGAAGGTTTAGTTTTTACCCGGAACTATCTCTGTTCACAGAAACATGGTTTGAAGTGTACTGCTACTACTTATAAAGCTAAGTTCATCAATAATTGGGAATGGAGCAGCACATAAATGCTACTGATCAGTGGGGAAAAAAGATTGTTGAGCTTATAAATTTCCCTGTTACCTTAATAACAATGCGCTGTCCCCACAAATTgattctttttcttgtttgagATGTAAATAATTAAATGATTTTATATACTCAACTCCAGTAATAATGAAGAGATTTACATTTTTTGAACAAATATTTGAGAACAAAACGAAGGAATCAACACGCTCTCTTCTTACGGCAATGAACAACCCATACTCACAACTCAGAACAGCATCAGCTTCAGTTCACCACCCTGCAGTTCCTCCTGACCTCCCCCATGCTCCCTGTGAGCGGCGCGATGTTCCCCATCTTGATCATGGCCGTCGCGAAGCTTTGGAAGAACTGGGCCTGGCTGTTGGCGAAACGCTCGACGATAGGGGCGGTGGATTCTGCGCCCTCCTTCGGCGCGGAGAGCATTGCCTGGTCGGACCTGAGAAGGCCGCGGTTGCACCGGATTTTGGCGTAGTAGCTGTTGTCGAACATGTCCGGCGTGGCCAGGTCGAGGTCGTTCAGGCCCGTGCcgtcgccgcctgccgccgccgggcagCGCTGCCGGAGGGCGGCGAGGTACGCACGGTCCAGCGTCGGGTCCGCCTGCTCCGTGCCGCTGAAGTTGTAGAGCCTGTCCTGGATGGACTGGCACTGAGCGCGGCCGATCGTGTGTGCTCCTGCGAGGTTCAGCGAGGCACGCGTCATTATTTTTTCAGAGTTCGCAGCTCGCCACGGCTACGTGCCACGGCGAGGTTGCTGCTACGGCGCGTATGCTATCGAGGGTTCATCGTCCTCGTCCCGGACTCCCGGCGTGTGCTGAAACTACCTTGCAGCGCTACGAAATCGGTGTCGTCGAGGCCGAGGTTGGCGAACTTCTGCGTAAGACTGTCCAGCGGATCCTTGGGGCtcgggaggttctgggcgccgTCGAAGTTGGCCGTCATGCCGTCCCTGCGGCCCAGCATCACCCTCCAGTACGGACCTCCTGCCTGCTCGTTCCATCAGAAAATCGCGTCAGTAATTCCGAACACCAGCAATCGCGCTCTGTCAGTAACCTGTATACGTGTGCACCGTCTACGTCGTGTCAGGGAACACTGACCAGCTCAACGGAGATCTCGGCAGCGAGGGCGAGGATGTCGGCGCAGGAGACGACGCCGGGGCAAGCGTGCTCCAGGGCGGCCTTGATGTCGTTCACCACGGGGAACCCCCGCGCCGAGCCGTCGTTCGGGTCCGCCGCCTTCTCGCTGCGCGTCGTCGGGGTCTCGTCCAGCAGCAGCGACCCGTCGCAGCCCTGCACACGATCAGTAGCCGGGCACCACGATTAGACCCAGATCAAAGCACAGCACAGGCTTGGTGCGTCAGCGGCAGCACGAATGAATTGGCGTGCACTTACGTTgacgaagcagtcgtggaagtggaggcggaggaggctggCGAGGATGCGCGGGTCGGCGGTGCGCGCCTCCTGGATCACGCGCCGCACCGTGTCGTAGACGTGCGGGCACGAGGCGTCGTAGTATCCGGGGCTCAGCTCctgcgcccgcgcgccgccgagcgcggcgaggccgagcaccgccgcgcacAGGGTTACGGCTACCGCTGGAAATGGCATCGCCGGACGCGGCATCTTTGCCGAAACAAAGGCTCTTCTTGATCCTCTTCTGGTGGACTTGTTCGTcgctcgtgccacaaagtttaTGGCTAGCAGCTCGCCCCGGTTGCGCTTGCTTGCTTTTGCTGTGAACTTGTGCAGTGTGTCACGGCCATGGCGATGGCTCTACTTAAAGGCAGTTCAGACGGGGTCTTTGACATGTTGGCAATGATCAAACAGTGCGTGGACTCACTCCAGCGACGCGTACTGGGCTGCTGGCTAAATAAGAAAGGGTCTCTTCTGTTTCACTGTTCTGCACAGGCGGTGAGCTGGTGAAGAAATGGTCCTGT
This window contains:
- the LOC120692817 gene encoding peroxidase A2-like yields the protein MPRPAMPFPAVAVTLCAAVLGLAALGGARAQELSPGYYDASCPHVYDTVRRVIQEARTADPRILASLLRLHFHDCFVNGCDGSLLLDETPTTRSEKAADPNDGSARGFPVVNDIKAALEHACPGVVSCADILALAAEISVELAGGPYWRVMLGRRDGMTANFDGAQNLPSPKDPLDSLTQKFANLGLDDTDFVALQGAHTIGRAQCQSIQDRLYNFSGTEQADPTLDRAYLAALRQRCPAAAGGDGTGLNDLDLATPDMFDNSYYAKIRCNRGLLRSDQAMLSAPKEGAESTAPIVERFANSQAQFFQSFATAMIKMGNIAPLTGSMGEVRRNCRVVN